The DNA region GAATTGTCTGAAATAATAGGCTATCTATCTAATTATTCATGTTtgtcaatcaaaatcaaaatcttgaaaattattcttGCGatgtaacaaaaacaaaattttatcatGAAAACCTTTTgattaaaagaagaaaccccaaTCTTCGTAGTTACAAattcaaaaagaagaaaataaacacacacacacacacacattgtaTAATGTTGTGCACACTTCCTATCAACGTTTCTAACATAGCCAAATGAAAGTGAGTTGAATGACTGTATTATTTCCGCCAAAAGTCCCATATCTTCGAGCCAATAAAAATAACCCCATATCCCCAGACCTCGATTGTAGTTCACGATCGTCCTCTGAGTGACGATCACAAACTAGAACATCTTCTGATCTAGCCCGGTCACCAGTCAGTGCTGCTTCAAGATGATTACGATGAAGGATTTCTATCTGCGGCCCACGTTCGATACCGAGGAGGAGGCCAAACTGTGGGAAAAGGTGGTTTTTGTGATGTCAAATTTTGTTCAGTGATTCAATAACTTTGTTCAACAGATACAGAAAACCGTAACCCACGCTAAGCAGTTCAACAACGACTTTGACCACATCGTCATGCACCGGGACCTGTTTGGGACGTTTTTCTTCTACTACCTGCAGGAAATTAGGCTGAGgatcattcaaatcttgatggAGTTCACCGTCGTTGAATGGCGCGAACCCAAGCCTGCAAACGAAGTCCTGGACCACTTTGGGCAACCGGTCAAGCGGAAGGAACCGGTCGGTGAAAAGGAGCTCGTTATTCCAGAGTACGGCATTCGCGTCAAGGGATGGAAGGAGAGAATTCCGATGGAGTGCTGCGGAGAGAGCTTCCGGAATGTGAACATGCTCAAGCTGCATTACCATGCCGTTCACGAGAAGCATTATCTGTTTGAGGCCAACACGTGTGAGGTTAGTAGGCTTtgctcgttgttgttgttgtttgtccCACAAGGTGGAAGtaaacaaattcaaattgatCGTTGATGGTGCTCGTGTGCTTTTGTCTACcgattttgctttatttttagaTGAAGGCGTCAGTTCTAAAAATGGTTGTCTTCCGACATGAGCTCGACGAGTTCGTCCGAAGTGGACTCAAGTGCAACGCGGTTCTGAGCTTCAACCTGCTGAAAATCCTGCGCAAAATTATTGCAATTATTAGATACTAAATAAATATGTGTTTAAGCTATTTATAAACGACGAACACAATATCAAATAAATTATGACGTTGATTTTGTTGTCTTCTCACTCCTTTACTgctcatgttcgcataaatgttccATATGCAAATTAATCGGATTCAGGGATAGGATATCGACCGAACTCAAAGTACCATGTTTCTCCATCGAAAGGAGTTCCCAGTACATTTAGCTGGAGGCGCATGGTGCTTTATGTTCAATTAATGTAtcgaatttctgattttttttctggctaTTTATTGTAGAGTCTTGGAAACAACTGCGACCAATACAAAaatgcgcaggctcaactcgaggggaagcatgaagtttggggtcctCGAAACACGTGCACAAAACATTTAGACAGGGCTGAATGGGTCTTTTCCaaagtccccccccccccccttccttcAAAACCGGCCgaaaaaatcaaggggcaaaatgtcaaaacactcaaaatttcaacgacATTTTGAGTGCaatctagagcgtccaattatctggggttacaaaattctcgggaaacgggaaattttcaacaaatttcccgggaaatctgaAATTTATTATTATGATCCAGTTTCTAATTATATTAtgtaacaaaattgtatagaaaagCAATTTTCAGTGTTGGTATTCCACGTATCCACGTGATTTATGAATGGCCCTTCAAATTGTACCAAATCACAATATGATCGTTAGTATTTTTGGTTAAGaagtgttatttttaaaatctaagtGTTTTGACTAGAGGTGGCTacaaaaagagcgagccgctcaaaaaaccggttcaagaaaaaaaagcgAACGAACCACGGCTCATAAAAAAGATCCGCGGTTCTTTATGAAACTCCGATCTTTGGAAAGAGCTTAAGAAAAACCATTctaagatggcatgattttttaatctgtgtgtttttaaatatcattcaattgaatttgtttgaaagtgtaatttcaaatatttcaatgcttatgCATAAATGTTGAATTTGTCAAAATGGTACCTTACGACAAAAAAGAGGGATTGATTTCCGTCATTTTGAgagctgaatcgacatatttcgtgaaccacgtggacagtttttagaaatattagaatttgtttgattttagcagAAATAacggaattttgtaaaattattagCAATTATCTTCTCCAAAATCCTAGATAtaagtttgggtgctctccccaaccaattattcgaacgtttaggtacacagaaaaaaaaatcatggtaatattacatctgggaaggggtacaccttttatgtcagaaaaaaggtgtaattttacctctggaaatgtgtaattttaccacttttctggtgtaatgttactttttcagtctaaattgaggtaaaattacatcataaaagaggtaatattcaaccttcaaaaagtacagcttccaaatttacattatttttttctgtgtacgagtAGAACTCTTGACATAGAGATCGCCAAGACCTACGACCTACGTTCAACGATtccttacttttttttcaacaataaaaaaaaaagtttagtaaaaatacataaaaactcaaaccattctttatttctttcttattttttcatcatttttttaaaaagagcgaaagagccgttaaAAGAGTCTTTTATTTGAATAAGCGAGCGAAAAtgatggtttatggatggtcggttttctcatttttttgtgtgtatttaGAAAACATTGGCCCAAAAAAGATAGCAAAATGTATACATCCGCTTAAATTTCGGAAATTTctgggaaatttaaaatttcgggacgggaaatattttttcgggTAATTGGACGCACGAGCGCAATCAGCGGAAAACTATTTAGAATGTATTCCCCTGCGTTTTAATCATTATTCAAATGTTCATTTCAATTTTAGTGTATTTTCGACGTGCAGCACCacatatagtttttttttgcaaaaaaaaagttaaagggCAAtcccatgtcaaatagggaatcggctgtacccgaccctctccgatttcaatgaaactttgtagacatgttattctacgcttatataagccatttatgTGTATATAGAGCCAGTTTCAGtcaataatgacatttgagaagggcgtaagtgttttaaatatttttgtatttcgtaatttaaatattgctgtatctcgaagccgttgcatcgtatcaaaaagtggtcaaagacaaacttgtaggaaatttgacgggctttccgaaaagattcactgaaagaaaaaaacacttcactattatgagattttttgatttttgagttttaaagtcaaatttgaaggtgagcccacgattttttttcgttcaaaatttttgtgaaaatagcttaagaagttacaaaaagactcacgaaaaatgcaggatggagctactcaccaaaaaaaatacaaaaatcatttactgaaactgtttttttttcataagtgtTCTAAacagcaaaattttcaaaaactgaataaggcagggtggccactcaagtcgggaaatcgggaaagtcgggaaaaagtcgggaattcgccaaaatccgccaaaaatcgggaaaaagtcgggaatttatgattttttgtcaaaaagtcgggaattctgagcatacttgattgaaaagtattttttaactcttgaataattttgtaatattttgtaaaatattcaaattgaattcactcatttctgctttagtaacttactttaaatttaaggttcttttcactatttcaatatatttgagtacaGAAAAGCTGTTAAaggcattcaaaatcttaatgaatattggagtctttgacacagattttcataatattttttatgatgaatttttgttcatcaaacaagaggtaaagttaatgaaaaactaatataaaaatagagcctaatggccGGCTTAGAATTATggttctatttcattttgtcacataattggatatttagtaacagattccaacttgagtttgtcaatgtttttttggtgaagatttttatttgtttaacaaaatttatttagtaattaaaaatatttttttccaaatgttgcctttgaactttttttgtgagtatgggtaaatagataaagcttgattttcagttttcggaatacttaaatatcgaataaaatccaaaattgaaaaactttttaacgttttggaaacataaataaaatattgaaattgcaaaatatataATCCAcgaaatttttagttattgcaaaattgtttaaaaaaaatgtttcttcaattattttacttcaaataagtgggaaaacataaaatcatatcaaacttaattttcattgaaataaaaacatttaaatactgaccactagataaattaaaattgtttagaaaatttaatataaaaattacaaaatttaaaaggaacttgtcaaaaacattttttttgaattccttgacatttttctaaatcctttgaatgaataataacagcaattatgtttcaatcattctttgatttaaaatgatgatgtagttttgaaaaaataggaacgctattttaagttcagttatcttaaactttttgtcattttcagttgaaacgaagtatcaaaaactattagtttgtcaatttaaaaaataacatggaagttataaatattgttgaactttcgattattttttcaaagactaattgtttgtgtttctactctgaatcataataatgaaattccatttttgaagtgttttgccttcctcaccttactgaggaaaggctataaaatcactcgaaaactgaacttctcaattagacctcctagacccaccttcatgtatacctatcgactcagaatcgaattctgagcaaatgtctgtgtgtgtggtgggatgttgataaaaaaattgtcactcgattatctcgacattgggtgaaccgattttgtccgttttggcgtcattcgatccgttttggggtcccataagtcgctattaaaaattaggcagtttagttaagtacttcaaaagttatgctaaaaaaacgattttaacaaaagtccggaagattgtaaaaagggtggtttttgtaagaaaccccggcatgttatacatttttagaaaggtatttcaaagacctttccaacgcgaccaatacattgaagatctgacaaccctatcaaaagttattagcacttaagtgttaattatgcactttttggaagccggatctcagatatcatgatgaaaacgttgtccggatctatcatgcaacccgtcgttgaacaggtaatcaaaagacctttccaacgcgtccaaaacaatgaagatctggcaaccctatcaaaagttatatgcacttaagtgttatttatacactttttggaggccagatctcagatattttgatgaaaacgttgtccaaatatatcatgcgacctatctttggataggcaattaaaagaccttcccacgagcgtgtttggatagcattaccctttaaatgagaggaaggcaccaaccacctaagggtggattaagtaacgtttttttatttattgtttagtttttatatttacaaaaaatacctatatttggatttttttttaaattctttgtgatttttttttcgctggttaatattgactgttcttatagaaagtttttgtttgaaatcattctttagataagaaatgcctattatttgagcattctggaaaagtctggaaaaaagtcgggaaaaagtcgggaatttgaaaatggaatttgagtggtcaccctgataagggaatcgattctccagacaattttacacaaaagtctccatattgataattgtcctaagtccaatccttgtgaagttacagcggttttaaaaataaaaatgttgaaaaaataatttttgcaattccgtcgtgaaactacttactttgcctgtcattcttgaacgacgaaatagcctatttttctgtaccaaaaataacagaatcgaatagcaacacttttcaaaataaatgctgaaaagtaacacttttcaacattttttttttttgatttaaacaatttattgacaaaatacatgaaaatttgacatacaatttcactcagtgtgtgtttttaggaattgcaaaaaatgtcgtatggaactcgttgcaaaacttgattttttcagcactcttcgtatttatccaattcggtgaacctcgttggataaatgtacgactcgtgctgaaaaaatcctcttgttgcaaaacttgttgcataaactactattttatgatggtttttggcaatttttatatgacatacttgatttttcagtctcgaaaatatttttaccggaaagctcgtccaatttcccacaagtttgtctttgaccaccattcaattggatgtaaatttcctacaagtttggctttgaccactttttgatacgatgcaacggcttcaagatacagcaatatttaaattacacttacgcccttctcaaatgtcattatcgagtgtaactggctccatatacacaaaaatggctaatatatgcctaggataatatgtttacaaagtttcattgaaatcggagagggtcaagaaaaaagtacctaaaaaattcctgttttgggctggaattacTCTAAAACTTTTGGCCCATGCTTAAAAACTTACAGCtaaaaaaacgcgattgaaaatGTATACACCGTTTATCCTTTTGTTTCATTGAtgttggaatttaaaaaaaaaatatcgaaaatatcaTGACTTAATTTTCTGCAAGGCATTACCCAAGAACTTGTATTTGGGTCATTTCGCGCCAACTGGCACACCACTCGAAATGCACTTTgtctgatcaagctcaaatttggtggagCTATTGATACCATCAATACATGTAAGAACAAAATTGGACCACCTCTTCTGTTTTGGCACCGCCAcaaagttttgtgatttttgtcattttatcaTGTATCGCGTGATAGGTAAATTCTGCAACTGCAAGCTTAAAAAATCGTTATCTCAAAAGAATTTAATTTACCcaacattcaaaaaattgattcttatgtaaaattgtctggacaACATGATggtaaagttaaatttaaaatttaagcgcgtgtatattgagaaaattgcgtgtaaaattttcaattgcgcaaaatGCACCAAAGTTCTGAAATATGATGacgccattcgattcagcgtccaatttccttcaaaaataTCTGTCGAGTTTTGCTCAATCATTTTTTGTTACCAAGAtatggccatttgaaaaaagaggttttttggaaaattgacgaaaatcaGATAACTTTGGGGTGGTGCCAAAAAAGGAGGGGTGGTGGTTCAAAAtcgggattcttacatgttttgatggAATCAATAGCTCCAGCAAATTTGAACCTGATCAGAAAAAGTCGAATTcgaatttgtactttttgtgtACAGTTGAGGCGAAATTACCCATTTATTATTGTTGTCTATTTTCCGAATAAAACTAGCAAGTAAATatcttaattcaatttaatgGCGCCAAAATGATTGTTTGTCTGTCTGCAAGTTGATGaatgttgtacataaaaaagctGTTTTGTATTTCCTCTGTTTAAACCTTGCGAGCACGCGTACGCACCTAAAACGTTTGCCAAAAAGTGGCTACCTTCGCAAAGGTCTGATTAAACAACTAAATAGACAGCGAGTATGATACATTTCCGGCCGACCGTCGTTCGCGCCGATAGCCGATGCCTATATTCCGAATCCGATCACCTTCTGATGAGAATCTAATTTTATTAATGCATCTCGCATCATGCACCATTGTCTGCTAAGCCGCCAAGACTTTCAGATCGCATTTCGGGTCGCGAATTGAGTCTTTAGTTGCTATATTTTAGTTTGTGAAAAGCTTTGAGGCGTTTTTTTAGTGCACAGCTATGACTGAGGAAAAGAAGAAGGTCGTCAAAAAGGTGGTGAAGAAGAAGGTTGAGGAGGCACCACCGCCAGAGGAAATTCAACAAGCTTTGGAGGAAGTGGAAGTTAAACAAGAAGAGGTGATTCCAGATGTCCCATCGGAGCCGGAATCGGAGCCGGAGTATCCCGATGAAGAAGAGATTAATAAATTTGAACTGGTATGGGTTCTTTTTTACGGTGATCAAATGAGCAAAAGGGTTGATTAAATCGTTCCTTTACATAACAGCTGCACGAGTTCGAGAAAAAGACCGAAGACTACTTGAATAACTTTGACGATTTGGTGGAAAATCGGGCCAGGTGTCGATCCATGTACCTAAAGCTGCTGAATCCGTTGCGAGAGTCAATTGTGGCACTACTGCTTCGTTACATCCAGAACGATCTGCCACGTGATGATTACTTGTATCAACACATCAAGTGCTGCGATGAGGTACATATTTcgtatatcatttgaaaaaaacaattgtacaacaaatttcttcttttttttagacTCCAGAACCACTGAACAGAGAGGACTTTGAGGCTCACTACAAAGAAGTTCACAAGCAAGCCAACAAAGGAATCGAGCTCCTAGAGGTTAGTTGACATAGTTTGACTGTTGTAACAATAAAGTGTAATAACCACATCTTCCAGGAGCCAATCATCAAGGACTACCACCGGGCTGTAAAAATGTACCTGGCACGGGGAGTTGTGTCGAATGTTGAGTTGATGTTCAAACTGCGACGGCTTTTGCGGAAGACAAACACGGTGCTGTTGGAGCAGTAATttattcgatttattttttaaacacccAATCATttttcacaagttttttttaaaggaaataaaaatttaaaaaaaaatctgttttaaaaCTGTGCCAATTTGCATCATCGTAGAACCTATCACCtccttgaagttttttttacaaacagtCTTGCTTGATAGGATAACAATAAAATAAcagtaaaattaactaaaattgaTCATAACAAGATGAAGATCGAGATTGTCCGATCTACGAATAAAAAATAACgactcaaaaaaatctcaaagggTGCTAAAATAATCTGCTCGCTCTTGATAAATTCGACGTTTCTTCTAAAATCGTCATCAAGGGTAAATCTGGGTCTAGGtgatacaaaaatgctgaaatttgagcCCCTTCTTAAAAATTGATTCCCTCCtcttttgcaaacatttttttgtctaGAGCGTGTACATCCGCTAAACACTTCCCTTGTCTCATCCTAAGAGACTACTTACAAAAGTGGTGGAGGTTATTCCTCAATAtagccctgtttgaaaaatgtcgcacgtcgtacgagttgtcgcacggttttgattttaccgtttcgatatcgattggtcgaaaagaCGACAAACgcacgacaaacactcgacatgcgcgacattgttttttccatcgattttccttaatttcgacgtcacgattttcgtcgacgcaaacagtttgacagttctcttcagttgatctTGTTTGGACTTGATTTCAACCGAATTGAACCAGTTGTCGTTGCTGTTGAGCTACTGGAGGATTTTGGTAAGTTGTGTTACTTTTCCGGAAAGTTTCGGCTGGAGTGGCGAACGGCCAAATCATAGTCTTATGTTCTGGATTTCCAGATTTCGGTTTTCGTGGCGGTGAAGGACGAAGACGGGACATATCGTTAATTCGGTGGGCCATGTCCATGGACTATGCCGGAGGACGGTATCGTAAGGAATCGGTCTGCGATTGAGAAAGTGTTTTGTTTTCCGcggaagttgcatttccaaagGAGAAGGAGTGTCAGAGTGTTGAATGTGTCGGAAACAGAAGGAGGGAGACGGAACATTCAAGCTCGGGAGTCAATCACTGTTCCGCGTGAATAAAAAGATGGAGGAGGACGGAATAATAAACTCCCGCGACGTTTCTAAACAGCCAGAATTTGTTAATGGAACCGGTGAGTAGTGTTTTGGATGAGGTGTGTTGGGAGTGCGTTTGTATGACGAAaaactaaacataaacataaaaacaataattcgacgaagaaaaatattcaaacttgaatttgcacaattttgaatttaagattttttcatttaataattcttaaaatttcaaaattcttaacttctgaaatcctaatttaaaaaattctaaaaatatttagtttctttaaaatttggagGTTAAatgatatatttaaaattttaaaatccaaaaataaaaaaatataactctttcgttctgaaataaaaaaactaaaaattcttaaaattccaaaattcttaacttctgaaatcctaaattaaaaaaaaatcgaggattctaaaattcctaataCTATCAATctaaaattccataaatttttatttttaataaaaaaaaataaaaaaaagttccaacattcttaaatttttaaatttccacaaTTCCTtgcttcttttcaaattcttcaaattgcgtagtttaaaaaaacaataaaatttgaaatgagaAAATTCAAGGTTATTAATAAtcttaagaatttgaaaaaaattaaagatcctAGTTCTAATAAAATTCTCAAGATAACATATATTCTggcatta from Culex quinquefasciatus strain JHB chromosome 3, VPISU_Cqui_1.0_pri_paternal, whole genome shotgun sequence includes:
- the LOC6043437 gene encoding uncharacterized protein LOC6043437 encodes the protein MITMKDFYLRPTFDTEEEAKLWEKIQKTVTHAKQFNNDFDHIVMHRDLFGTFFFYYLQEIRLRIIQILMEFTVVEWREPKPANEVLDHFGQPVKRKEPVGEKELVIPEYGIRVKGWKERIPMECCGESFRNVNMLKLHYHAVHEKHYLFEANTCEMKASVLKMVVFRHELDEFVRSGLKCNAVLSFNLLKILRKIIAIIRY
- the LOC6043438 gene encoding uncharacterized protein LOC6043438; translation: MTEEKKKVVKKVVKKKVEEAPPPEEIQQALEEVEVKQEEVIPDVPSEPESEPEYPDEEEINKFELLHEFEKKTEDYLNNFDDLVENRARCRSMYLKLLNPLRESIVALLLRYIQNDLPRDDYLYQHIKCCDETPEPLNREDFEAHYKEVHKQANKGIELLEEPIIKDYHRAVKMYLARGVVSNVELMFKLRRLLRKTNTVLLEQ